One window of Bos javanicus breed banteng chromosome 1, ARS-OSU_banteng_1.0, whole genome shotgun sequence genomic DNA carries:
- the MSL2 gene encoding E3 ubiquitin-protein ligase MSL2 isoform X1, whose protein sequence is MNPVNATALYISASRLVLNYDPGDPKAFTEINRLLPYFRQSLSCCVCGHLLQDPIAPTNSTCQHYVCKSCKGKKMMMKPSCSWCKDYEQFEENKQLSILVNCYKKLCEYITQTALARDIIEAVDCSSDILALLNDGSLFGEETEKPSDSSFTLCLTHSPLPSTSEPTTDPQASLSPISESTLSIAIGSSVINGLPTYNGLSIDRFGINIPSPEHSNTIDVCNTVDIKTEDLSDSLPPVCDTVASDLCSTGIDICSFSEDIKPGDSLLLSVEEVLRSLETVSNTEVCCPNLQPNLEATVSNGPFLQLSSQSLSHNVFMSTSPALHGLSCTAATPKVAKLNRKRSRSESDSEKVQPLPISTIIRGPTLGASAPVTVKRESKISLQPIATVPNGGTTPKISKTVLLSTKSMKKSHEHGSKKSHSKTKPGILKKDKTVKEKIPSHHFMPGSPTKTVYKKPQEKKGCKCGRATQNPSVLTCRGQRCPCYSNRKACLDCICRGCQNSYMANGEKKLEAFAVPEKALEQTRLTLGINVTSIAVRNASTSTSVINVTGSPVTTFLAASTHDDKSLDEAIDMRFDC, encoded by the coding sequence GACATTTGCTACAAGATCCTATTGCACCCACCAACTCAACCTGCCAACACTATGTCTGCAAAAGTTGTAAAGGCAAGAAAATGATGATGAAACCTTCATGTAGCTGGTGCAAAGACTATGAGCAGTTTGAGGAAAACAAGCAGTTAAGCATCCTAGTGAACTGCTACAAAAAACTATGTGAATATATAACACAGACTGCATTGGCACGGGATATAATAGAAGCAGTCGACTGTTCTTCTGATATTTTGGCTTTGCTTAATGATGGATCCTTGTTTGGTGAGGAGACGGAAAAACCCTCAGATTCATCCTTTACTTTGTGTTTGACACATTCGCCCTTACCTTCAACCTCAGAACCCACAACTGATCCTCAAGCTAGTTTATCTCCAATATCTGAAAGCACCCTCAGCATTGCTATTGGCAGTTCTGTTATCAATGGTTTGCCTACTTACAATGGGCTTTCAATAGATAGATTTGGTATAAATATTCCTTCACCTGAACATTCAAATACGATTGATGTATGTAACACTGTTGACATAAAAACTGAAGATCTGTCTGACAGTTTGCCACCTGTCTGTGACACGGTAGCCTCTGACTTATGTTCCACAGGCATTGATATTTGCAGTTTCAGTGAAGATATAAAACCTGGTGACTCTCTGTTATTGAGTGTTGAGGAAGTACTCCGCAGCTTAGAAACTGTTTCAAACACAGAAGTTTGTTGCCCTAATTTGCAGCCCAACTTGGAAGCCACTGTATCCAATGGACCGTTTCtgcagctttcttcccagtctctTAGCCATAATGTTTTTATGTCCACCAGTCCTGCACTTCATGGGTTATCGTGTACAGCAGCAACTCCGAAGGTAGCAAAACTGAATAGAAAACGATCCAGGTCAGAAAGCGACAGTGAGAAAGTTCAACCACTTCCAATTTCTACCATTATCCGAGGCCCAACATTGGGGGCATCTGCTCCTGTGACAGTGAAACGGGAGAGCAAAATTTCTCTTCAGCCTATAGCAACTGTTCCCAATGGAGGCACAACACCCAAAATCAGCAAAACTGTGCTTTTATCTACTAAAAGCATGAAAAAGAGTCATGAACATGGATCCAAGAAATCTCACTCTAAAACCAAGCCAGGTATtcttaaaaaagacaaaacagtaaAGGAAAAGATTCCCAGTCATCATTTTATGCCAGGAAGTCCTACCAAGACTGTGTATAAAAAGCCCCAGGAAAAGAAAGGATGTAAATGTGGGCGTGCTACTCAAAATCCAAGTGTTCTTACATGCCGCGGCCAACGCTGCCCTTGCTACTCTAACCGCAAAGCCTGCTTAGATTGTATATGTCGTGGCTGCCAAAACTCCTATATGGCCAATGGGGAGAAGAAGCTGGAGGCATTTGCTGTGCCAGAAAAGGCTTTGGAGCAGACCAGGCTCACTTTGGGCATTAATGTGACTAGCATTGCTGTGCGCAATGCTAGTACCAGCACCAGTGTAATTAATGTCACAGGGTCCCCAGTAACGACGTTTTTAGCTGCCAGTACACATGATGATAAAAGTTTGGATGAAGCTATAGACATGAGATTCGACTGTTAA
- the MSL2 gene encoding E3 ubiquitin-protein ligase MSL2 isoform X2 translates to MMMKPSCSWCKDYEQFEENKQLSILVNCYKKLCEYITQTALARDIIEAVDCSSDILALLNDGSLFGEETEKPSDSSFTLCLTHSPLPSTSEPTTDPQASLSPISESTLSIAIGSSVINGLPTYNGLSIDRFGINIPSPEHSNTIDVCNTVDIKTEDLSDSLPPVCDTVASDLCSTGIDICSFSEDIKPGDSLLLSVEEVLRSLETVSNTEVCCPNLQPNLEATVSNGPFLQLSSQSLSHNVFMSTSPALHGLSCTAATPKVAKLNRKRSRSESDSEKVQPLPISTIIRGPTLGASAPVTVKRESKISLQPIATVPNGGTTPKISKTVLLSTKSMKKSHEHGSKKSHSKTKPGILKKDKTVKEKIPSHHFMPGSPTKTVYKKPQEKKGCKCGRATQNPSVLTCRGQRCPCYSNRKACLDCICRGCQNSYMANGEKKLEAFAVPEKALEQTRLTLGINVTSIAVRNASTSTSVINVTGSPVTTFLAASTHDDKSLDEAIDMRFDC, encoded by the coding sequence ATGATGATGAAACCTTCATGTAGCTGGTGCAAAGACTATGAGCAGTTTGAGGAAAACAAGCAGTTAAGCATCCTAGTGAACTGCTACAAAAAACTATGTGAATATATAACACAGACTGCATTGGCACGGGATATAATAGAAGCAGTCGACTGTTCTTCTGATATTTTGGCTTTGCTTAATGATGGATCCTTGTTTGGTGAGGAGACGGAAAAACCCTCAGATTCATCCTTTACTTTGTGTTTGACACATTCGCCCTTACCTTCAACCTCAGAACCCACAACTGATCCTCAAGCTAGTTTATCTCCAATATCTGAAAGCACCCTCAGCATTGCTATTGGCAGTTCTGTTATCAATGGTTTGCCTACTTACAATGGGCTTTCAATAGATAGATTTGGTATAAATATTCCTTCACCTGAACATTCAAATACGATTGATGTATGTAACACTGTTGACATAAAAACTGAAGATCTGTCTGACAGTTTGCCACCTGTCTGTGACACGGTAGCCTCTGACTTATGTTCCACAGGCATTGATATTTGCAGTTTCAGTGAAGATATAAAACCTGGTGACTCTCTGTTATTGAGTGTTGAGGAAGTACTCCGCAGCTTAGAAACTGTTTCAAACACAGAAGTTTGTTGCCCTAATTTGCAGCCCAACTTGGAAGCCACTGTATCCAATGGACCGTTTCtgcagctttcttcccagtctctTAGCCATAATGTTTTTATGTCCACCAGTCCTGCACTTCATGGGTTATCGTGTACAGCAGCAACTCCGAAGGTAGCAAAACTGAATAGAAAACGATCCAGGTCAGAAAGCGACAGTGAGAAAGTTCAACCACTTCCAATTTCTACCATTATCCGAGGCCCAACATTGGGGGCATCTGCTCCTGTGACAGTGAAACGGGAGAGCAAAATTTCTCTTCAGCCTATAGCAACTGTTCCCAATGGAGGCACAACACCCAAAATCAGCAAAACTGTGCTTTTATCTACTAAAAGCATGAAAAAGAGTCATGAACATGGATCCAAGAAATCTCACTCTAAAACCAAGCCAGGTATtcttaaaaaagacaaaacagtaaAGGAAAAGATTCCCAGTCATCATTTTATGCCAGGAAGTCCTACCAAGACTGTGTATAAAAAGCCCCAGGAAAAGAAAGGATGTAAATGTGGGCGTGCTACTCAAAATCCAAGTGTTCTTACATGCCGCGGCCAACGCTGCCCTTGCTACTCTAACCGCAAAGCCTGCTTAGATTGTATATGTCGTGGCTGCCAAAACTCCTATATGGCCAATGGGGAGAAGAAGCTGGAGGCATTTGCTGTGCCAGAAAAGGCTTTGGAGCAGACCAGGCTCACTTTGGGCATTAATGTGACTAGCATTGCTGTGCGCAATGCTAGTACCAGCACCAGTGTAATTAATGTCACAGGGTCCCCAGTAACGACGTTTTTAGCTGCCAGTACACATGATGATAAAAGTTTGGATGAAGCTATAGACATGAGATTCGACTGTTAA